A region of the Bacteroidales bacterium genome:
GCATGACAAATGGTTATGTATGATGTCACCAAGAATAAAGATGTTACATGACTTGCTTGATGAAGGTGGTTTAATTTTTATTTCTTGCGATAATAATGAAGTTCATCATCTTACAATGATTATGGATGAAATTTTTCAAGATTCAAATCATTTAGGTAATATTATTTGGAAAAATGCAACTGACAATAATCCAACCAACATTGCAACTGAACATGAATACATATTATGTTATGCCAAGAACAAGGAATTTATAGATAGTGAATGGAAATCTCCCCTTTCAGATGCAAAAGATGAATTAATCAAAATAGGCGCTGATTTAACAAAAAAACATTCAGACGAAGAAGATCTTATCGATGCTTATAAGGAGTGGTTTAGAGAAAACAAGAAATTCCTAGGTAAGCTTGACCGTTACAAATATATAGATAAAGGTGGTGTTTACACTGGGAGTCAAAGTGTACACAACCCTGGAAAAGAAGGTTACAGATATGATATAATACATCCAGATACTAAAAAGCCCTGTAAAGAACCTTTAATGGGGTATAGATTTCCTGAATCCACAATGAAGGAACTAATTGAAAATGAGAAAATAATATTTGGAGATGATGAAGATAAAATAGTTGAACTTAAAGTTTATGCTCATGAGTATGTAGATAAGCTTCCAAGCTGGATTGATATAGACGGTCGTTTAGGTGCATATGATTTGCGTGAATTATTTGGCAATGTCCCATTAAAAAACCCAAAACCAGTTCAATTAATAGAACACATACTTCCTTTTGTTACTAAATCTAATGATATTATTCTTGATTCTTTTGCAGGCTCAGGAACAACAATGCATGCAATTCATGCTTTAAATCAGCTTGATGGTGGAAATCGCAAGTGTGTACTTGTTCAAATGACCGAATCTTCAGAAAAAGAACCTGACAAAAATATTTGCAGGGATATTACGAGAGAAAGGGTGAAAAGGGCAATAGAGATGTTTGGGTATGATGCCGGCTTCAAGTATCTCCGTGTAGGTTCTCCTATCGACCCTGAAACCATGTTAGACGGAGACCTGCCCACTTATCAACAGTTTGCTGAGTATGTGTACTACCTAGCAACAGGCGGACATTTGGCTGATAAAAGTAAAGTAGATGCTTCACAGCACTTTGTAGGCATGGAAAGCGGACAAGCCGTTTACTTAATCTACGAGCAGGACATGGATAAGCTTACTCGTTTGGCACTCACTCTTCAAATCGCAGAATCAATTGTAAAGCATAGCCCCGGTAAGCGCAGGGTTGTATTTGCCCCTTCATGCTTTTTGGATGAAGAGTACATGAATGCCATGCAAATTGATTTTGTCTCAGTTCCCTACAATCTGTTTGAACGCAAAAATAATAGATAAGCATGTATTTAAAAAAATATCAAATACGGGTTGTAAATGAGCTGAAACACTTTTTCCAAACGGCTAAGACTCAGAAAACAGCCTTTGAAACCGCAGCAAAGGTTTTGCCTGAGAACATACGTAACAATCTGAACTATGTGCAGTCCACATTTGATACAATTGGCAAACCCTACATAGATAATTGCCGCAATGGATTGGGTCAATATTATCCACGTACTTCACTTAAAGTTCCAACAGGTGGCGGTAAAACCATTTTGGCGGTAGAAGCAATAAGAGAGTAT
Encoded here:
- a CDS encoding site-specific DNA-methyltransferase: MPTLQFKGKNSIWNHHLSVPYHSLEEVEELHFQPEKSEGNFIVEGDNLLALKALLPKYAGRIKFIYIDPPYNTGKEDWVYSDKVNSPLIREWLNKVVSKDDLTKHDKWLCMMSPRIKMLHDLLDEGGLIFISCDNNEVHHLTMIMDEIFQDSNHLGNIIWKNATDNNPTNIATEHEYILCYAKNKEFIDSEWKSPLSDAKDELIKIGADLTKKHSDEEDLIDAYKEWFRENKKFLGKLDRYKYIDKGGVYTGSQSVHNPGKEGYRYDIIHPDTKKPCKEPLMGYRFPESTMKELIENEKIIFGDDEDKIVELKVYAHEYVDKLPSWIDIDGRLGAYDLRELFGNVPLKNPKPVQLIEHILPFVTKSNDIILDSFAGSGTTMHAIHALNQLDGGNRKCVLVQMTESSEKEPDKNICRDITRERVKRAIEMFGYDAGFKYLRVGSPIDPETMLDGDLPTYQQFAEYVYYLATGGHLADKSKVDASQHFVGMESGQAVYLIYEQDMDKLTRLALTLQIAESIVKHSPGKRRVVFAPSCFLDEEYMNAMQIDFVSVPYNLFERKNNR